A part of Carassius carassius chromosome 4, fCarCar2.1, whole genome shotgun sequence genomic DNA contains:
- the LOC132139570 gene encoding serine/arginine-rich splicing factor 7-like isoform X1, protein MSYSSRSSSRATDCKVYVGDLGNGAAKGELERAFSYYGPLRSVWVARNPPGFAFVEYEDARDAEDAVKGMDGKVLCGARVRVEMSNGMSRKSRYGRPSRRQFDPNDRCYQCGESGHYAYDCYRFSKRRSRRSRSTSRSRSRSHGRRYRSRSRSNERRYRSPSYSKRKSRSGSPGRSRSRTPVRRSRSPVRRSKSPVRRSRSRTPVRRDSRSRSRSRSGSRQRERTVSRSRSRSRSVSHKKDGHSRSASPRRSPTAD, encoded by the exons ATGTCTTACTCATCTCGAAGTTCCTCTCGTGCCACGGACTGTAAGGTCTATGTCGGTGACCTTGGCAATGGTGCTGCCAAAGGTGAGCTGGAACGAGCCTTCAGTTACTACGGACCGTTGCGGAGTGTGTGGGTCGCCCGGAACCCTCCAGGTTTCGCCTTCGTAGAGTATGAGGATGCCAGAGATGCAGAGGATGCCGTAAAGGGGATGGATGGAAA GGTGCTTTGTGGAGCCCGCGTGAGAGTTGAGATGTCTAATGGTATGTCCAGAAAGTCCCGTTATGGCCGTCCCAGCCGCAGACAGTTTGACCCCAATGACCGCTGTTATCAGTGTGGGGAATCTGGTCATTATGCCTACGACTGTTATCGTTTCAGCAAGAGGCGTAGTCGACGCAGCAG gtCAACATCCCGCTCTCGGTCCAGATCTCATGGCCGGCGCTACCGCTCTCGTAGCCGTAGCAATGAAAG AAGGTACCGTTCACCTTCATACTCAAAACGCAAAAGCAG GTCAGGTTCTCCAGGCCGCTCTAGATCCAGAACCCCTGTGCGGCGCTCACGTTCACCTGTACGCAGGTCGAAAAGCCCTGTCCGAAGGTCCAGATCCAGAACACCTGTCCGTAGAGACAG tCGCTCTCGCTCCCGTTCACGATCTGGTTCTAGACAGAGGGAACGTACTGTGTCCAGATCTCGCTCTCGGTCTCGTTCGGTCAGTCACAAGAAAGACGG TCATTCCAGGTCTGCCAGCCCAAGGAGAAGTCCAACTGCTGACTGA
- the LOC132139572 gene encoding sodium/calcium exchanger 2-like isoform X1, with the protein MAPLLLFHLLLLLLHSPQVCAGEGTQKNSNSSADGTKRSCSEKVKCQPGILLPVWLPHDPSLAMQALRAVIYFAFLLYMFLGVSIIADRFMAAIEVITSQEKEVTVTGANGEKTVMKIRIWNETISNLTLMALGSSAPEILLSIIEVCGHGFESGELGPGTIVGSAAFNMFVIIGVCVWVIPDGEVRKIKHLRVFFITAFWSIFAYIWLYLIIAVISPGIVQVWEALVTLFYFPVCVIMAWIADRRLLFYKYLHKRYRANKHHGIIVEMEGDLAPRGIDVIMGEKYQNRTTSVNMEKIKEPEQDREEVIRMLKELREKHPDKDLDQLIEMANYTTMKKQHKSRAFYRVQATRMMIGAGNVLKKHAAAEQAKRAAGDSAENDLATCSHIIFEQAQYQCSENCGSISLWVCLQGGTGTRTFHVDYRTENGSASSGEDYEYCEGTIVFQPGETRKEIKVGIIDDDVFEEDEHFFVRLSNLRECEDGTNTDGARLVEPFVTTITILDDDHAGVFAFSQRELCVGECSGVVEVPVNRTSGVRGTVMIPYHTEDGSARQGVDYEHTQGELEFTNEQTRKALQVRIINMQEYEKQENFYVVLEEPKWLKRGISATPGPEVEEARHIAEKGKPILGEHSKLEVIIEESMAFKVRQGMAPNGVLDAVVDHLPQCENTVDRLLKDTNLADVIGTHSWREQFIEAVTVSAGEGDEEGGEPRQPSCCDYLMHAVTVFWKILFAFIPPTEYWNGWVCFVVSILAIGLLTAVIGDLASHFGCTVGLRDTVTAVVFVALGTSIPDTFASKVAATQDQYADASVGNVTGSNSVNVFLGIGVAWSISAIYWEVKGQVFHVEPGSLAFSVTLFTIFAFINIGVLMLRRRPSVGGELGGPKTIKVLTSLLFLSLWFLYITFSSLEAYCHITGF; encoded by the exons ATGGCTCCTCTTCTACtcttccacctcctcctccttctccttcACTCTCCACAGGTTTGTGCGGGTGAAGGtactcaaaagaacagcaacagTAGTGCAGATGGCACCAAAAGATCCTGTTCTGAGAAAGTCAAATGTCAACCAGGGATTTTACTACCTGTGTGGTTGCCGCATGACCCCTCACTGGCAATGCAGGCACTAAGAGCAGTGATCTACTTTGCATTTCTTCTCTACATGTTCCTGGGTGTGTCCATCATTGCTGATCGCTTCATGGCTGCCATCGAGGTCATCACCTCACAG GAGAAGGAGGTTACTGTTACAGGTGCAAATGGGGAAAAGACAGTCATGAAAATAAGAATCTGGAATGAAACTATCTCCAACCTCACTCTGATGGCTCTGGGTTCATCAGCCCCTGAGATCCTGCTGTCAATAATAGAG GTTTGTGGACATGGCTTTGAGTCAGGAGAACTGGGTCCCGGCACCATAGTCGGCAGTGCAGCATTTAACATGTTTGTGATaatcggagtgtgtgtgtgggtgatacCTGATGGAGAGGTGAGGAAGATTAAACATCTCAGAGTCTTCTTTATTACTGCATTCTGGAGCATCTTCGCTTATATCTGGCTCTACCTCATCATTGCAGTCATAAGCCCTGGCATTGTACAG GTCTGGGAGGCTCTGGTCACTCTTTTCTACTTTCCTGTGTGTGTGATAATGGCCTGGATTGCTGACCGGCGCCTGCTCTTTTACAAGTACTTGCACAAGCGTTACCGTGCCAATAAACATCATGGTATCATTGTGGAGATGGAGGGTGACCTAGCACCCAGAGGCATTGATGTCATCATGGGAGAAAAATATCAAAACCGCACCACTAGTGTCAATATGGAGAAAATCAAAGAACCCGAACAGGATAGAGAAGAG GTGATCCGCATGCTTAAAGAACTGAGAGAGAAGCATCCAGATAAAGACCTGGATCAGCTGATTGAGATGGCAAACTACACCACCATGAAGAAACAGCATAAGAGCCGGGCCTTTTACCGGGTGCAGGCAACACGCATGATGATCGGTGCAGGCAACGTACTAAAGAAACATGCAGCAGCTGAACAGGCAAAACGAGCAGCTGGAGATTCAGCTGAGAATGACCTGGCCACCTGTTCTCACATCATTTTTGAGCAAGCACAGTATCAGTGCAGTGAGAACTGTGGGAGCATCAGTTTATGGGTCTGCTTACAGGGGGGAACCGGCACCAGAACCTTCCACGTCGATTACAGGACAGAGAATGGGTCAGCCAGTTCTGGGGAAGATTATGAGTATTGTGAGGGAACGATCGTATTTCAGCCTGGAGAGACACGCAAAGAAATAAAG gtaGGCATTATTGATGATGATGTGTTTGAGGAAGATGAACACTTCTTTGTGCGTCTCTCAAACCTGAGAGAGTGTGAGGACGGGACCAACACTGATGGTGCCCGACTGGTTGAACCCTTCGTAACCACCATAACTATTTTGGATGATGACCATGCGGGAGTCTTCGCATTTAGTCAGCGGGAGCTCTGCGTGGGTGAATGTTCAGGTGTGGTAGAGGTGCCTGTGAACCGGACATCAGGTGTGCGTGGGACTGTGATGATTCCATATCACACAGAGGACGGTTCTGCGCGTCAAGGTGTTGACTATGAACACACACAAGGAGAGCTAGAATTTACAAATGAGCAGACTAG GAAGGCACTACAGGTGCGCATCATAAACATGCAGGAATATGAGAAGCAAGAAAATTTCTACGTTGTCCTTGAAGAACCCAAATGGCTCAAGAGAGGCATctcag CCACCCCTGGTCCGGAAGTGGAGGAGGCCAGACATATAGCAGAGAAAGGAAAGCCCATACTGGGAGAACACAGCAAGTTAGAGGTTATTATAGAGGAGAGCATGGCTTTCAAG GTCCGACAAGGAATGGCCCCTAATGGAGTCTTAGATGCGGTAGTAGACCACTTGCCTCAGTGTGAA AATACAGTAGACCGCCTATTGAAGGATACCAATCTTGCTGACGTAATTGGCACACACTCCTGGAGAGAACAGTTCATTGAGGCTGTAACAGTGAGTGCAG GAGAAGGTGATGAGGAAGGAGGGGAGCCACGGCAACCATCGTGCTGTGATTATTTAATGCACGCGGTTACAGTGTTCTGGAAGATTCTGTTTGCATTCATTCCACCCACAGAATACTGGAATGGTTGGGTTTGCTTTGTTGTGTCCATTCTGGCCATTGGGCTGCTAACCGCCGTCATTGGAGATTTGGCATCTCATTTCGGCTGCACGGTGGGCCTCCGTGACACAGTCACTGCTGTAGTGTTCGTTGCCTTAGGAACCTCCATACCAG ATACATTTGCAAGTAAGGTCGCTGCTACACAGGATCAGTATGCAGATGCTTCGGTTGGAAATGTAACTGGTAGCAACTCTGTTAATGTTTTCCTGGGGATTGGTGTGGCCTGGTCCATTTCAGCCATTTACtgggaggtcaaaggtcaggtgTTTCATGTAGAGCCCGGCTCACTTGCATTCTCTGTCACACTCTTCACCATCTTCGCCTTCATCAACATCGGCGTGCTCATGCTACGACGGCGGCCATCGGTGGGCGGAGAGCTGGGCGGGCCCAAAACGATAAAGGTTCTGACTTCACTGTTGTTCCTCAGTTTGTGGTTTCTCTACATCACATTCTCCAGCCTAGAGGCCTACTGTCACATCACCGGCTTCTGA
- the LOC132139570 gene encoding serine/arginine-rich splicing factor 7-like isoform X3, translated as MSYSSRSSSRATDCKVYVGDLGNGAAKGELERAFSYYGPLRSVWVARNPPGFAFVEYEDARDAEDAVKGMDGKVLCGARVRVEMSNGMSRKSRYGRPSRRQFDPNDRCYQCGESGHYAYDCYRFSKRRSRRSRSTSRSRSRSHGRRYRSRSRSNERSGSPGRSRSRTPVRRSRSPVRRSKSPVRRSRSRTPVRRDSRSRSRSRSGSRQRERTVSRSRSRSRSVSHKKDGHSRSASPRRSPTAD; from the exons ATGTCTTACTCATCTCGAAGTTCCTCTCGTGCCACGGACTGTAAGGTCTATGTCGGTGACCTTGGCAATGGTGCTGCCAAAGGTGAGCTGGAACGAGCCTTCAGTTACTACGGACCGTTGCGGAGTGTGTGGGTCGCCCGGAACCCTCCAGGTTTCGCCTTCGTAGAGTATGAGGATGCCAGAGATGCAGAGGATGCCGTAAAGGGGATGGATGGAAA GGTGCTTTGTGGAGCCCGCGTGAGAGTTGAGATGTCTAATGGTATGTCCAGAAAGTCCCGTTATGGCCGTCCCAGCCGCAGACAGTTTGACCCCAATGACCGCTGTTATCAGTGTGGGGAATCTGGTCATTATGCCTACGACTGTTATCGTTTCAGCAAGAGGCGTAGTCGACGCAGCAG gtCAACATCCCGCTCTCGGTCCAGATCTCATGGCCGGCGCTACCGCTCTCGTAGCCGTAGCAATGAAAG GTCAGGTTCTCCAGGCCGCTCTAGATCCAGAACCCCTGTGCGGCGCTCACGTTCACCTGTACGCAGGTCGAAAAGCCCTGTCCGAAGGTCCAGATCCAGAACACCTGTCCGTAGAGACAG tCGCTCTCGCTCCCGTTCACGATCTGGTTCTAGACAGAGGGAACGTACTGTGTCCAGATCTCGCTCTCGGTCTCGTTCGGTCAGTCACAAGAAAGACGG TCATTCCAGGTCTGCCAGCCCAAGGAGAAGTCCAACTGCTGACTGA
- the LOC132139570 gene encoding serine/arginine-rich splicing factor 7-like isoform X2, translating into MSYSSRSSSRATDCKVYVGDLGNGAAKGELERAFSYYGPLRSVWVARNPPGFAFVEYEDARDAEDAVKGMDGKVLCGARVRVEMSNGMSRKSRYGRPSRRQFDPNDRCYQCGESGHYAYDCYRFSKRRSRRSRSTSRSRSRSHGRRYRSRSRSNERRSGSPGRSRSRTPVRRSRSPVRRSKSPVRRSRSRTPVRRDSRSRSRSRSGSRQRERTVSRSRSRSRSVSHKKDGHSRSASPRRSPTAD; encoded by the exons ATGTCTTACTCATCTCGAAGTTCCTCTCGTGCCACGGACTGTAAGGTCTATGTCGGTGACCTTGGCAATGGTGCTGCCAAAGGTGAGCTGGAACGAGCCTTCAGTTACTACGGACCGTTGCGGAGTGTGTGGGTCGCCCGGAACCCTCCAGGTTTCGCCTTCGTAGAGTATGAGGATGCCAGAGATGCAGAGGATGCCGTAAAGGGGATGGATGGAAA GGTGCTTTGTGGAGCCCGCGTGAGAGTTGAGATGTCTAATGGTATGTCCAGAAAGTCCCGTTATGGCCGTCCCAGCCGCAGACAGTTTGACCCCAATGACCGCTGTTATCAGTGTGGGGAATCTGGTCATTATGCCTACGACTGTTATCGTTTCAGCAAGAGGCGTAGTCGACGCAGCAG gtCAACATCCCGCTCTCGGTCCAGATCTCATGGCCGGCGCTACCGCTCTCGTAGCCGTAGCAATGAAAG AAGGTCAGGTTCTCCAGGCCGCTCTAGATCCAGAACCCCTGTGCGGCGCTCACGTTCACCTGTACGCAGGTCGAAAAGCCCTGTCCGAAGGTCCAGATCCAGAACACCTGTCCGTAGAGACAG tCGCTCTCGCTCCCGTTCACGATCTGGTTCTAGACAGAGGGAACGTACTGTGTCCAGATCTCGCTCTCGGTCTCGTTCGGTCAGTCACAAGAAAGACGG TCATTCCAGGTCTGCCAGCCCAAGGAGAAGTCCAACTGCTGACTGA
- the LOC132139572 gene encoding sodium/calcium exchanger 2-like isoform X2, which translates to MAPLLLFHLLLLLLHSPQVCAGEGTQKNSNSSADGTKRSCSEKVKCQPGILLPVWLPHDPSLAMQALRAVIYFAFLLYMFLGVSIIADRFMAAIEVITSQEKEVTVTGANGEKTVMKIRIWNETISNLTLMALGSSAPEILLSIIEVCGHGFESGELGPGTIVGSAAFNMFVIIGVCVWVIPDGEVRKIKHLRVFFITAFWSIFAYIWLYLIIAVISPGIVQVWEALVTLFYFPVCVIMAWIADRRLLFYKYLHKRYRANKHHGIIVEMEGDLAPRGIDVIMGEKYQNRTTSVNMEKIKEPEQDREEVIRMLKELREKHPDKDLDQLIEMANYTTMKKQHKSRAFYRVQATRMMIGAGNVLKKHAAAEQAKRAAGDSAENDLATCSHIIFEQAQYQCSENCGSISLWVCLQGGTGTRTFHVDYRTENGSASSGEDYEYCEGTIVFQPGETRKEIKVGIIDDDVFEEDEHFFVRLSNLRECEDGTNTDGARLVEPFVTTITILDDDHAGVFAFSQRELCVGECSGVVEVPVNRTSGVRGTVMIPYHTEDGSARQGVDYEHTQGELEFTNEQTRKALQVRIINMQEYEKQENFYVVLEEPKWLKRGISATPGPEVEEARHIAEKGKPILGEHSKLEVIIEESMAFKVRQGMAPNGVLDANTVDRLLKDTNLADVIGTHSWREQFIEAVTVSAGEGDEEGGEPRQPSCCDYLMHAVTVFWKILFAFIPPTEYWNGWVCFVVSILAIGLLTAVIGDLASHFGCTVGLRDTVTAVVFVALGTSIPDTFASKVAATQDQYADASVGNVTGSNSVNVFLGIGVAWSISAIYWEVKGQVFHVEPGSLAFSVTLFTIFAFINIGVLMLRRRPSVGGELGGPKTIKVLTSLLFLSLWFLYITFSSLEAYCHITGF; encoded by the exons ATGGCTCCTCTTCTACtcttccacctcctcctccttctccttcACTCTCCACAGGTTTGTGCGGGTGAAGGtactcaaaagaacagcaacagTAGTGCAGATGGCACCAAAAGATCCTGTTCTGAGAAAGTCAAATGTCAACCAGGGATTTTACTACCTGTGTGGTTGCCGCATGACCCCTCACTGGCAATGCAGGCACTAAGAGCAGTGATCTACTTTGCATTTCTTCTCTACATGTTCCTGGGTGTGTCCATCATTGCTGATCGCTTCATGGCTGCCATCGAGGTCATCACCTCACAG GAGAAGGAGGTTACTGTTACAGGTGCAAATGGGGAAAAGACAGTCATGAAAATAAGAATCTGGAATGAAACTATCTCCAACCTCACTCTGATGGCTCTGGGTTCATCAGCCCCTGAGATCCTGCTGTCAATAATAGAG GTTTGTGGACATGGCTTTGAGTCAGGAGAACTGGGTCCCGGCACCATAGTCGGCAGTGCAGCATTTAACATGTTTGTGATaatcggagtgtgtgtgtgggtgatacCTGATGGAGAGGTGAGGAAGATTAAACATCTCAGAGTCTTCTTTATTACTGCATTCTGGAGCATCTTCGCTTATATCTGGCTCTACCTCATCATTGCAGTCATAAGCCCTGGCATTGTACAG GTCTGGGAGGCTCTGGTCACTCTTTTCTACTTTCCTGTGTGTGTGATAATGGCCTGGATTGCTGACCGGCGCCTGCTCTTTTACAAGTACTTGCACAAGCGTTACCGTGCCAATAAACATCATGGTATCATTGTGGAGATGGAGGGTGACCTAGCACCCAGAGGCATTGATGTCATCATGGGAGAAAAATATCAAAACCGCACCACTAGTGTCAATATGGAGAAAATCAAAGAACCCGAACAGGATAGAGAAGAG GTGATCCGCATGCTTAAAGAACTGAGAGAGAAGCATCCAGATAAAGACCTGGATCAGCTGATTGAGATGGCAAACTACACCACCATGAAGAAACAGCATAAGAGCCGGGCCTTTTACCGGGTGCAGGCAACACGCATGATGATCGGTGCAGGCAACGTACTAAAGAAACATGCAGCAGCTGAACAGGCAAAACGAGCAGCTGGAGATTCAGCTGAGAATGACCTGGCCACCTGTTCTCACATCATTTTTGAGCAAGCACAGTATCAGTGCAGTGAGAACTGTGGGAGCATCAGTTTATGGGTCTGCTTACAGGGGGGAACCGGCACCAGAACCTTCCACGTCGATTACAGGACAGAGAATGGGTCAGCCAGTTCTGGGGAAGATTATGAGTATTGTGAGGGAACGATCGTATTTCAGCCTGGAGAGACACGCAAAGAAATAAAG gtaGGCATTATTGATGATGATGTGTTTGAGGAAGATGAACACTTCTTTGTGCGTCTCTCAAACCTGAGAGAGTGTGAGGACGGGACCAACACTGATGGTGCCCGACTGGTTGAACCCTTCGTAACCACCATAACTATTTTGGATGATGACCATGCGGGAGTCTTCGCATTTAGTCAGCGGGAGCTCTGCGTGGGTGAATGTTCAGGTGTGGTAGAGGTGCCTGTGAACCGGACATCAGGTGTGCGTGGGACTGTGATGATTCCATATCACACAGAGGACGGTTCTGCGCGTCAAGGTGTTGACTATGAACACACACAAGGAGAGCTAGAATTTACAAATGAGCAGACTAG GAAGGCACTACAGGTGCGCATCATAAACATGCAGGAATATGAGAAGCAAGAAAATTTCTACGTTGTCCTTGAAGAACCCAAATGGCTCAAGAGAGGCATctcag CCACCCCTGGTCCGGAAGTGGAGGAGGCCAGACATATAGCAGAGAAAGGAAAGCCCATACTGGGAGAACACAGCAAGTTAGAGGTTATTATAGAGGAGAGCATGGCTTTCAAG GTCCGACAAGGAATGGCCCCTAATGGAGTCTTAGATGCG AATACAGTAGACCGCCTATTGAAGGATACCAATCTTGCTGACGTAATTGGCACACACTCCTGGAGAGAACAGTTCATTGAGGCTGTAACAGTGAGTGCAG GAGAAGGTGATGAGGAAGGAGGGGAGCCACGGCAACCATCGTGCTGTGATTATTTAATGCACGCGGTTACAGTGTTCTGGAAGATTCTGTTTGCATTCATTCCACCCACAGAATACTGGAATGGTTGGGTTTGCTTTGTTGTGTCCATTCTGGCCATTGGGCTGCTAACCGCCGTCATTGGAGATTTGGCATCTCATTTCGGCTGCACGGTGGGCCTCCGTGACACAGTCACTGCTGTAGTGTTCGTTGCCTTAGGAACCTCCATACCAG ATACATTTGCAAGTAAGGTCGCTGCTACACAGGATCAGTATGCAGATGCTTCGGTTGGAAATGTAACTGGTAGCAACTCTGTTAATGTTTTCCTGGGGATTGGTGTGGCCTGGTCCATTTCAGCCATTTACtgggaggtcaaaggtcaggtgTTTCATGTAGAGCCCGGCTCACTTGCATTCTCTGTCACACTCTTCACCATCTTCGCCTTCATCAACATCGGCGTGCTCATGCTACGACGGCGGCCATCGGTGGGCGGAGAGCTGGGCGGGCCCAAAACGATAAAGGTTCTGACTTCACTGTTGTTCCTCAGTTTGTGGTTTCTCTACATCACATTCTCCAGCCTAGAGGCCTACTGTCACATCACCGGCTTCTGA